The proteins below are encoded in one region of Streptomyces spinoverrucosus:
- a CDS encoding FecCD family ABC transporter permease, whose amino-acid sequence MTTELAPGAGRRDGAERTAVPRSAGRVPFRLAVPPVSGVLRPRLVAVCLVLAAAAFLAFCVETAIGDIGLPLTDVMRALVGAGDPGTQLIVHELRLPRAMAGLLVGIAFGVSGALLQTMTLNPLASPDMMGITQGAGTAVVAGIVLGWDTAAGTQALGLLGALTAALLVYVLAWKRGTTGYRIVLVGVGIAWICTSATDYLIAHGQLFQAQAALGWLVGNLNGRTWQQIGPLALTMAVLVPAALLLGRQMRTLQLGDDVARGLGTRVQTVRVAVLLIAVGLVAFGTATAGPVAFVALAAPQVAQRLAGTAVPPPLAAGLTGAVMVLVSDLIARKLIPDTELPVGIVTGVLGAPVLLWLLVRANRAGSGG is encoded by the coding sequence ATGACGACCGAACTCGCGCCCGGAGCGGGCCGGAGAGACGGAGCGGAGCGGACTGCCGTCCCCCGCTCCGCCGGCCGCGTCCCCTTCCGGCTCGCCGTCCCGCCCGTCTCCGGCGTGCTGCGGCCCCGGCTCGTGGCGGTGTGCCTGGTTCTCGCCGCCGCCGCGTTCCTCGCGTTCTGCGTGGAGACCGCCATCGGGGACATCGGCCTGCCGCTGACCGATGTGATGCGGGCCCTGGTCGGCGCGGGCGATCCCGGAACGCAGCTGATCGTCCACGAACTGCGCCTGCCGCGCGCCATGGCGGGGCTGCTCGTCGGCATCGCGTTCGGCGTCTCGGGTGCCCTGCTCCAGACCATGACGCTCAACCCGCTCGCCAGCCCCGACATGATGGGCATCACCCAGGGCGCCGGGACGGCGGTGGTCGCAGGCATCGTCCTCGGCTGGGACACCGCCGCCGGCACCCAGGCCCTGGGGCTGCTCGGTGCGCTCACGGCCGCGTTGCTGGTGTACGTCCTGGCGTGGAAGCGCGGCACCACCGGCTACCGGATCGTCCTCGTCGGCGTCGGCATCGCCTGGATCTGCACCAGCGCCACCGACTACCTCATCGCCCACGGGCAACTGTTCCAGGCGCAGGCCGCGCTCGGCTGGCTGGTCGGCAACCTCAACGGCCGCACCTGGCAGCAGATCGGCCCGCTGGCCCTGACGATGGCCGTTCTCGTGCCGGCGGCGCTGCTGCTGGGCCGGCAGATGCGCACCCTGCAACTCGGCGACGACGTCGCCCGGGGCCTGGGGACGCGCGTCCAGACCGTGCGGGTGGCCGTCCTGCTCATCGCCGTCGGGCTGGTGGCCTTCGGCACCGCGACCGCCGGGCCGGTCGCGTTCGTGGCGCTCGCCGCGCCCCAGGTCGCCCAGCGTCTGGCCGGCACCGCCGTCCCGCCGCCCCTGGCCGCCGGCCTGACCGGCGCCGTGATGGTGCTCGTGTCCGACCTGATCGCCCGGAAGCTGATCCCGGACACGGAGCTTCCGGTCGGGATCGTCACGGGCGTGCTCGGCGCCCCCGTACTGCTGTGGCTGCTCGTCCGCGCCAACCGCGCCGGTTCAGGAGGCTGA
- a CDS encoding ABC transporter ATP-binding protein, protein MSSKHEAYEGPVGGPDLRAEGLRLAYDDRVVVEDLDVVIPSGRITAIVGANACGKSTLLRALARLLTPKSGAVYLDGRSVHSIPTRALAQRLGILPQTPVAPEGLTVVDLVGRGRSPHQTWWRQWSAADEQAVHEALRATAMADLAHRAVDELSGGQRQRAWIAMAVAQGTPVMLLDEPTTYLDLAHQIDVLDLITDLNRHQGRTVVMVLHDLNQACRYADHVVAMKAGRVVGEGAPAEVVTAAMVQEVFGLRCVVGEDPVSGTPMVIPMGRHHEGSTDDSAAVAVPGTTG, encoded by the coding sequence GTGTCATCGAAGCACGAGGCGTACGAAGGACCCGTCGGCGGCCCCGACCTGCGCGCCGAGGGCCTGCGCCTGGCCTACGACGACCGGGTCGTCGTCGAGGACCTCGACGTGGTGATCCCCTCCGGCCGGATCACGGCGATCGTCGGCGCGAACGCGTGCGGCAAGTCGACGCTGCTGCGGGCGCTGGCGCGGCTGCTGACGCCCAAGTCCGGTGCCGTGTATCTCGACGGGCGCTCGGTGCACTCGATCCCCACCCGCGCCCTCGCCCAGCGGCTCGGCATCCTGCCGCAGACGCCGGTCGCTCCCGAGGGACTGACCGTCGTCGACCTGGTGGGACGCGGACGTTCACCGCACCAGACGTGGTGGCGGCAGTGGTCCGCCGCCGACGAGCAGGCCGTGCACGAGGCGCTGCGGGCCACCGCCATGGCCGACCTCGCGCACCGGGCCGTCGACGAACTCTCCGGAGGGCAGCGGCAGCGGGCCTGGATCGCGATGGCGGTCGCGCAGGGCACGCCGGTGATGCTGCTGGACGAGCCGACGACGTATCTGGACCTCGCGCACCAGATCGACGTCCTCGACCTGATCACCGACCTGAACCGGCATCAGGGGCGCACGGTCGTGATGGTGCTGCACGACCTCAACCAGGCGTGCCGGTACGCCGATCACGTGGTCGCCATGAAGGCGGGCCGCGTGGTGGGCGAGGGCGCGCCGGCCGAGGTCGTGACCGCGGCGATGGTGCAGGAGGTGTTCGGGCTGCGGTGCGTGGTCGGCGAGGACCCCGTCAGCGGGACGCCGATGGTGATTCCGATGGGCCGTCACCACGAGGGCAGTACGGACGACTCGGCCGCCGTCGCCGTCCCGGGCACGACCGGCTGA
- a CDS encoding methionyl-tRNA formyltransferase — protein sequence MRVVMFGYQTWGHRTLRALLDSRHEVVLVVTHPKSDHAYERIWSDSVADLAEQHGVPVLLRNRPGDEELLRALKEAEPDIIVANNWRTWLPPEIFDLPPHGTLNVHDSLLPAYAGFSPLIWALINGEKQVGVTAHRMDAELDMGDILLQRAVPVGATDTATDLFHRTVDLIGPIVTDALDLIASGRAVWTPQDRSRSSFFHKRSSQDSRIDWTWPAEDLERFVRAQSDPYPNAFTHHRGERIRIVSAAVSQGRYGGTPGRIFIREGDGVVVVAGAEARSGRLPGLVVKRVRTEDGTEYAATDYFRTMGGYLTARP from the coding sequence ATGCGGGTCGTCATGTTCGGCTATCAGACCTGGGGACACCGGACGTTGCGGGCTCTGCTCGACTCCCGGCACGAGGTGGTCCTGGTCGTCACCCACCCCAAGAGCGACCACGCGTACGAGAGGATCTGGAGCGACTCGGTCGCCGATCTCGCCGAACAGCACGGTGTGCCGGTGCTGTTGCGCAACCGGCCGGGCGACGAGGAACTCCTGCGCGCGCTCAAGGAGGCCGAGCCGGACATCATCGTGGCGAACAACTGGCGCACCTGGCTGCCCCCGGAGATCTTCGACCTGCCGCCGCACGGCACGCTCAACGTCCACGACTCGTTGCTGCCCGCCTACGCCGGTTTCTCGCCGCTGATCTGGGCGCTCATCAACGGCGAGAAGCAGGTCGGGGTCACCGCCCACCGTATGGACGCCGAGCTCGACATGGGCGACATCCTCCTCCAGCGCGCGGTGCCGGTCGGAGCCACGGACACGGCGACGGACCTGTTCCACCGCACGGTCGACCTGATCGGCCCGATCGTGACCGACGCCCTGGACCTCATCGCCTCCGGCAGGGCGGTGTGGACGCCACAGGACCGCTCCCGCTCCAGCTTCTTCCACAAGCGTTCGTCGCAGGACAGCCGGATCGACTGGACATGGCCCGCCGAGGACCTGGAGCGGTTCGTACGGGCCCAGTCCGACCCGTACCCGAACGCCTTCACCCATCACCGCGGCGAACGCATCCGGATCGTCTCGGCCGCCGTCTCCCAGGGGCGCTACGGCGGCACACCCGGGCGGATCTTCATCCGCGAGGGCGACGGGGTGGTCGTCGTCGCCGGCGCCGAGGCGCGGTCCGGGCGCCTGCCCGGTCTGGTGGTCAAGCGGGTGCGGACCGAGGACGGCACGGAGTACGCCGCCACCGACTACTTCCGCACGATGGGCGGCTATCTGACGGCCCGTCCCTGA
- a CDS encoding lysine N(6)-hydroxylase/L-ornithine N(5)-oxygenase family protein: MTTLQSGPDSIHDLLGIGFGPSNLALAIALQEHGATAREDGGFRALFLEKQPRFGWHRGMLIDDATMQVSFLKDLVTMRDPTSDFSFLCYLRERGRLVDFLNQKTLFPLRIEFHDYFEWAAGRVAPLVEYSAEVVSVRPVTEDGEIRYFDVTSRDPAAPERVTVRRARGVCVATGLEPHLPPGAERSERVWHNSELLPRVDELARSGAPVRRAVVLGAGQSAAEAVDYLHRTFPDAEICSVFAKYGYTPADDSPFANRIFDPEAVDLYYGAPREVKQSLFDYHRGTNYSVVDMELIEALSRTMYQEKVQGRQRLRMMNVSRIREVEAGADDVQVTVEFLPTGEREVIASDLLVYATGYQPRGIGDNLGELAKLCLRDEEDTLRVGRDHRVVTAPNVTADIYLQGGTEHTHGLTSTLLSTTAVRAGEILDSLLTRRPANPAKYQKY, encoded by the coding sequence GTGACGACACTGCAGAGCGGACCGGACTCCATCCACGACCTACTGGGCATCGGCTTCGGACCGTCCAATCTCGCGCTGGCGATCGCGCTCCAGGAGCACGGCGCGACGGCACGCGAAGACGGCGGGTTCCGGGCCCTGTTCCTCGAGAAACAGCCTCGGTTCGGCTGGCATCGCGGCATGCTCATCGACGACGCCACCATGCAGGTGTCGTTCCTCAAGGACCTGGTGACCATGCGCGACCCCACCAGCGACTTCAGCTTCCTGTGCTACCTGCGTGAACGCGGACGGCTGGTCGACTTCCTCAACCAGAAGACACTGTTCCCCCTGCGTATCGAGTTCCACGACTACTTCGAGTGGGCGGCCGGCCGGGTCGCGCCCCTCGTCGAGTACTCCGCCGAGGTCGTCTCCGTTCGCCCCGTCACCGAGGACGGCGAGATCCGGTACTTCGACGTCACCAGCCGCGATCCGGCCGCCCCGGAGCGGGTGACGGTCCGCCGGGCCCGCGGCGTCTGTGTCGCCACCGGCCTGGAGCCGCACCTGCCGCCCGGCGCCGAACGGTCCGAACGCGTCTGGCACAACAGCGAGTTACTGCCTCGCGTCGACGAACTCGCGCGCTCGGGCGCGCCCGTGCGCCGCGCCGTGGTGCTCGGCGCCGGGCAGAGCGCCGCCGAGGCCGTCGACTACCTGCACCGCACCTTCCCCGACGCCGAGATCTGCTCGGTGTTCGCCAAGTACGGCTACACGCCCGCCGACGACAGCCCGTTCGCCAACCGGATCTTCGACCCCGAGGCCGTGGACCTGTACTACGGCGCGCCCCGCGAGGTGAAGCAGTCGCTGTTCGACTACCACCGCGGCACCAACTACTCGGTGGTGGACATGGAGTTGATCGAGGCACTGTCCCGGACGATGTACCAGGAGAAGGTCCAGGGCAGGCAGCGGCTGCGGATGATGAACGTCTCCCGCATCCGTGAGGTCGAGGCCGGCGCGGACGACGTACAGGTGACGGTGGAGTTCCTGCCGACCGGTGAGCGCGAGGTCATCGCCTCGGATCTGCTCGTCTACGCCACCGGCTACCAGCCCCGGGGCATCGGCGACAACCTCGGCGAACTCGCCAAACTCTGCCTGCGCGACGAGGAGGACACCCTCAGGGTCGGCCGGGACCACCGCGTGGTGACCGCCCCGAACGTCACCGCCGACATCTACCTCCAGGGCGGCACCGAACACACCCACGGCCTGACCTCCACCCTGCTGTCCACCACCGCCGTACGGGCCGGTGAGATCCTCGACTCCCTCCTGACCCGACGCCCCGCCAACCCCGCGAAGTACCAGAAGTACTAG
- a CDS encoding zinc-dependent alcohol dehydrogenase family protein, whose translation MRAALMYGAGDVRMEDVPDPKIQQPTDALVRVLRACICGSDLWPYASMEPSEQGERMGHEFLGVVEETGSDLSTLRRGDVVIAPFVWSDNTCEFCREGLHTSCLHGGMWAMNGIDGGQGEALRVPQAEGTLVKVPVGEDSALLPSLLTLSDVLCTGHHCAVTAGVGPRTTVVVIGDGAVGLSAVLSARRLGAERIILMGRHKGRTDLGRDFGASDVVPERDEEGIERVRELTGGHGAHAVLECVGTLPALRTSLGVVRPGGVVSRVGAPQYPEVPMGFPEFMNNITLTGGVAPARAYIEELLPDVLEGRVEPGRVFDRTVGLDGVPDGYRAMADREALKVLVQP comes from the coding sequence ATGCGAGCAGCACTGATGTACGGAGCCGGCGACGTCCGTATGGAGGATGTCCCGGACCCGAAGATCCAGCAGCCCACCGACGCGCTCGTGCGCGTCCTGCGGGCCTGTATCTGCGGCAGCGACCTGTGGCCCTACGCGTCGATGGAGCCCTCCGAGCAGGGCGAGCGGATGGGGCACGAGTTCCTCGGCGTCGTCGAGGAGACGGGCTCGGACCTGTCCACGCTCCGGCGCGGCGACGTGGTGATCGCGCCGTTCGTCTGGTCCGACAACACCTGCGAGTTCTGCCGGGAGGGACTGCACACCTCCTGCCTGCACGGCGGGATGTGGGCCATGAACGGCATCGACGGCGGCCAGGGCGAGGCCCTGCGCGTGCCGCAGGCCGAGGGCACGCTGGTCAAGGTGCCGGTCGGCGAGGACTCCGCCCTGCTGCCCTCGCTGCTCACCCTGTCCGACGTGCTCTGCACGGGCCACCACTGCGCGGTGACGGCCGGGGTCGGACCTCGTACGACGGTGGTCGTGATCGGTGACGGAGCCGTGGGCCTGTCCGCCGTACTGTCGGCGAGGCGGCTCGGCGCCGAGCGGATCATCCTGATGGGGCGGCACAAGGGCAGGACCGACCTCGGCCGGGACTTCGGCGCCTCGGACGTGGTCCCCGAGCGCGACGAGGAAGGCATCGAGCGGGTGCGCGAGCTGACCGGCGGGCACGGCGCCCACGCCGTCCTGGAGTGCGTCGGCACCCTCCCCGCGCTGCGGACGTCCCTCGGGGTGGTCCGGCCGGGCGGCGTGGTCAGCCGGGTCGGTGCTCCCCAGTACCCGGAGGTCCCGATGGGCTTCCCGGAGTTCATGAACAACATCACCCTCACCGGTGGCGTCGCCCCGGCCCGTGCGTACATCGAGGAGCTGCTCCCCGATGTCCTGGAGGGCAGGGTCGAGCCGGGCCGGGTCTTCGACCGGACGGTCGGCCTGGACGGCGTACCCGACGGCTACCGCGCCATGGCCGACCGCGAGGCCCTGAAGGTGCTCGTACAGCCCTGA
- a CDS encoding SDR family oxidoreductase — MTTEPMTVLVVGATGSIGRLVVAESIARGHTTRALVRDAAKAGRLLPAETELVVADVTRPETLRKAVAGVDAIVLTHGSEVTAHSSPESVDYGGVRNILTALAGQTPRIALMTAIGVTARGSAYDHLLDWKRRSERLVRASGLPYTIVRPGWFDMNGPDEHRLVFLQGDTRRTGNPSDGVIAREQIAQVLVRALTAPEAVRRTFELVAEQGPAPGDMGPLFAALDPDAPGALDAVGDEANMPLEQEPRRVRDDLDAVRTPAGS, encoded by the coding sequence ATGACAACCGAACCCATGACCGTCCTGGTGGTCGGCGCGACAGGCAGCATTGGACGCCTGGTCGTGGCCGAGTCCATCGCTCGCGGTCACACCACCCGGGCGCTGGTACGCGACGCCGCGAAGGCCGGACGGCTGCTCCCCGCCGAGACCGAGCTCGTCGTCGCCGACGTCACGCGGCCCGAGACGCTGCGCAAGGCCGTGGCCGGCGTCGACGCCATCGTGCTGACCCACGGATCGGAAGTCACCGCCCACTCCTCGCCGGAGAGCGTCGACTACGGCGGAGTCCGCAACATCCTGACGGCGCTGGCCGGACAGACGCCGCGCATCGCGCTCATGACCGCCATCGGCGTGACCGCCCGCGGCAGCGCGTACGACCATCTCCTCGACTGGAAGCGCCGCTCCGAGCGCCTCGTCCGCGCCAGCGGGCTGCCGTACACGATCGTGCGGCCGGGCTGGTTCGACATGAACGGCCCCGACGAGCACCGTCTCGTGTTCCTGCAGGGGGACACACGGCGCACCGGCAACCCCTCCGACGGTGTCATCGCCCGCGAGCAGATCGCCCAGGTGCTGGTGCGGGCCCTCACCGCTCCGGAAGCGGTGCGCCGGACCTTCGAACTGGTCGCGGAACAGGGCCCCGCCCCCGGTGACATGGGCCCGCTGTTCGCCGCGCTGGACCCCGATGCGCCCGGCGCTCTGGACGCGGTCGGGGACGAGGCCAACATGCCGCTGGAGCAGGAGCCGCGCCGAGTCCGCGACGACCTCGACGCCGTCAGGACGCCCGCCGGCTCCTGA
- a CDS encoding amidohydrolase, with the protein MSHPQATGPADLVLTGGPVHTVDPARSRATAVAVRGGRIVAVGHDEVHQLTGPHTEVVDLAGKLLLPGFQDAHVHPLGAGIELGQCHLADTVDPAEYPRRIKAYADQHPDVEWITGGGWSLEAFPGGTPTAAALDAIVPDRPVFLPNRDHHGAWVNSRALERAGIDARTPDPTDGRIERDADGNPTGMLQEGAVHLVGRLVPDPTPEEQLAALLRAQAVLHSHGVTAWQDAIVGAYANMTDPAPAYHAALDRDLLTARVVGALWWDRERGAEQIPELVVRREELSRDRFRATTVKIMQDGIAENHTAALLDPYLTGCGCASDNSGISFVEPGELRKYVTELDALGFQVHFHALGDRAVREALDAVGAAREANGWRDTRHHLAHLQVVHPDDIPRFRALGATANLQMLWAAHEPQMDELTLPFLGAERGTWQYPFGDLLRAGTTLAAGSDWPVSSPDPLQAIHVAVNRVAPDAPGHTAAFLPGQRLDLGTAIAAYTAGSAYANHLDGTTGSITVGKSADLVVLDRDPFTGHPEEIAATRVLQTFVEGRRVHAAPDA; encoded by the coding sequence ATGTCACACCCCCAGGCCACGGGACCCGCCGACCTCGTCCTGACCGGCGGCCCCGTCCACACCGTCGATCCCGCCCGCAGCCGCGCCACCGCCGTGGCCGTGCGCGGCGGGCGGATCGTCGCCGTCGGCCACGACGAGGTGCACCAGCTGACCGGACCGCACACCGAGGTCGTCGACCTCGCCGGAAAGCTGCTGCTGCCCGGCTTCCAGGACGCCCACGTGCACCCGCTGGGCGCGGGCATCGAACTCGGCCAGTGCCATCTCGCCGACACCGTCGACCCCGCCGAGTATCCGCGCCGGATCAAGGCGTACGCCGACCAGCACCCGGACGTCGAGTGGATCACCGGCGGCGGCTGGTCCCTGGAGGCGTTCCCCGGCGGCACGCCCACGGCCGCCGCCCTCGACGCGATCGTCCCGGACCGGCCGGTCTTCCTGCCCAACCGCGACCACCACGGCGCCTGGGTCAACAGCCGCGCCCTGGAGCGCGCCGGCATCGACGCCCGCACCCCCGACCCCACCGACGGCCGGATCGAGCGCGACGCCGACGGAAACCCCACCGGCATGCTCCAGGAGGGCGCCGTCCACCTCGTGGGCCGGCTGGTGCCGGACCCCACGCCCGAGGAACAGCTCGCCGCGCTGCTGCGCGCCCAGGCCGTGCTGCACTCGCACGGCGTCACCGCCTGGCAGGACGCCATCGTCGGCGCGTACGCCAACATGACGGACCCGGCGCCCGCCTACCACGCGGCCCTCGACCGGGACCTGCTCACCGCCCGTGTCGTCGGCGCCCTGTGGTGGGACCGCGAGCGCGGCGCCGAACAGATCCCCGAACTCGTGGTCCGACGGGAGGAGTTGAGCCGGGACCGGTTCCGCGCCACCACCGTGAAGATCATGCAGGACGGCATCGCGGAGAACCACACCGCCGCCCTGCTGGACCCGTACCTCACCGGCTGCGGCTGCGCCTCGGACAACAGCGGCATCAGCTTCGTCGAGCCGGGAGAGCTGCGGAAGTACGTCACCGAACTCGACGCGCTGGGCTTCCAGGTGCACTTCCACGCCCTCGGCGACCGGGCGGTGCGCGAGGCGCTGGACGCCGTGGGGGCCGCGCGGGAAGCCAACGGGTGGCGCGACACCCGGCACCACCTGGCGCATCTCCAGGTCGTGCACCCGGACGACATCCCCCGCTTCCGTGCGCTGGGCGCGACCGCCAACCTGCAGATGCTGTGGGCCGCCCACGAACCGCAGATGGACGAACTCACCCTGCCCTTCCTCGGCGCGGAACGCGGCACCTGGCAGTACCCGTTCGGCGACCTGCTGCGCGCGGGCACGACGCTGGCCGCCGGCAGCGACTGGCCCGTCAGCAGCCCCGATCCACTCCAGGCCATCCACGTCGCCGTCAACCGCGTCGCCCCCGACGCCCCCGGGCACACCGCGGCCTTCCTGCCCGGGCAGCGGCTGGACCTGGGAACCGCCATCGCCGCGTACACGGCGGGCAGCGCCTACGCGAACCACCTCGACGGCACAACCGGCAGCATCACCGTCGGCAAGTCGGCCGACCTCGTCGTACTCGACCGAGACCCGTTCACGGGCCACCCGGAGGAGATCGCCGCCACCCGGGTCCTGCAGACGTTCGTCGAGGGGCGTCGCGTCCACGCCGCACCGGATGCGTGA
- a CDS encoding APC family permease — protein sequence MSSVPLPPASDGQGPVLRRSLGVVDGVAIAASSTAATTSIAIGMGTIASVVGLQAPALLLLAFLPVLGIATAYARLNRSEPNCGNGYVWVGKSLGPWPGFLTGWVTLVGSIIFCAYTSAVMGSVVLILANRSGLHSLAGVTLDPTSTGASTAVGLIVLLALAFLTVTGMRAATRFQFALLVFEYAVLLVFCGWAMVTGEQSFSLSWFNPFAISDGTAFAQGMVLAVFFFWGWDAAFSVTEETRSPGDSARGGFIALFAMLGLFLFASVAFQREMSLTELIQNGPQALPYLGGKLAAEPWATLPLIALMFSAVASVQATLIPTARGLLAMGRDRTMGPVWTRIHPRYGTPAAGTVVVLAIATVIALLAVAIPKLSDMLLAAVNAIGLIVALYYGLTALACVVRFRSALRAGPREALLAVGVPAASSLVLLGLGGYLGYSYLTMSDHFELSPDNGWFMFSLPAAVVLAGLGMAAVAKYVRRSPYFTTGHGTDAEALTLPMDRTAV from the coding sequence ATGTCGTCCGTACCGCTTCCGCCTGCCTCCGACGGGCAAGGCCCGGTCCTGCGCCGTTCCCTCGGCGTCGTGGACGGTGTCGCCATCGCCGCGTCCAGCACCGCCGCCACCACCAGCATCGCCATCGGCATGGGCACGATCGCCTCCGTCGTGGGCCTCCAGGCCCCGGCGCTCCTGCTGCTGGCGTTCCTGCCGGTGCTCGGCATCGCCACCGCCTACGCCCGCCTCAACCGCTCCGAGCCCAACTGCGGCAACGGCTACGTCTGGGTCGGCAAGTCCCTCGGCCCCTGGCCCGGCTTCCTGACCGGGTGGGTCACCCTGGTCGGCTCGATCATCTTCTGCGCCTACACCAGCGCGGTCATGGGCTCGGTCGTGCTGATCCTCGCCAACAGATCCGGCCTGCACAGCCTCGCCGGCGTCACGCTCGATCCGACGTCCACCGGGGCCAGTACGGCGGTCGGGCTGATCGTCCTCCTTGCGCTCGCCTTCCTGACCGTCACCGGGATGCGGGCCGCCACCCGTTTCCAGTTCGCCCTGCTGGTCTTCGAGTACGCGGTGCTGCTGGTCTTCTGCGGCTGGGCCATGGTCACCGGCGAGCAGTCCTTCTCCCTGTCCTGGTTCAACCCCTTCGCGATCTCCGACGGCACCGCCTTCGCCCAGGGGATGGTCCTCGCGGTGTTCTTCTTCTGGGGCTGGGACGCGGCCTTCAGTGTCACCGAGGAGACCCGGAGCCCGGGCGACTCCGCCCGCGGCGGGTTCATCGCCCTGTTCGCCATGCTCGGCCTGTTCCTCTTCGCCTCGGTCGCCTTCCAACGCGAGATGAGCCTGACCGAGCTGATCCAGAACGGCCCTCAGGCGCTTCCGTACCTCGGCGGGAAACTGGCCGCCGAGCCGTGGGCCACCCTGCCCCTGATCGCCCTGATGTTCTCCGCGGTCGCCTCCGTCCAGGCCACCCTCATCCCCACCGCGCGCGGCCTGCTCGCCATGGGCCGGGACCGCACGATGGGCCCGGTGTGGACCCGGATCCACCCCCGCTACGGCACCCCCGCCGCCGGAACGGTCGTCGTCCTGGCCATCGCCACCGTGATCGCCCTGCTCGCCGTCGCGATCCCCAAGCTGAGCGACATGCTGCTGGCCGCCGTCAACGCCATCGGCCTGATCGTCGCCCTCTACTACGGCCTCACCGCGCTCGCCTGCGTCGTCCGCTTCCGCTCCGCCCTGCGCGCGGGCCCGCGCGAGGCGCTGCTCGCCGTGGGTGTGCCCGCCGCGTCCAGCCTGGTGCTGCTGGGCCTCGGCGGCTACCTCGGATACTCGTACCTCACCATGAGCGACCACTTCGAACTCAGCCCGGACAACGGCTGGTTCATGTTCTCGCTGCCCGCCGCGGTCGTCCTGGCCGGCCTCGGCATGGCGGCCGTCGCCAAGTACGTCCGCCGCTCCCCGTACTTCACCACCGGGCACGGCACCGACGCCGAAGCCCTGACCCTGCCGATGGACCGCACCGCGGTCTGA
- a CDS encoding TetR/AcrR family transcriptional regulator: MPTRVPHERKRRRPTRSGVLLSEDLIVDTALRLIGEHGPEALSVRRLGAALGCDPTALYRYFDGTDDLVLAIADRIIGDAMAGFVPGDDWVASLREMALRVRAGYLAHPRAAAMASSRVTRRENEIRAVETGIALLLSAGFEPARATRFYLAFIDTVLSHAATEAAFHALPRHQREADQRAWADVYQGLDPASYPALTAVHHELPGMADSSFEEAVELLLEALAARAPAGGRRGQRGRAYPTAHQGHRATKSTES, translated from the coding sequence ATGCCGACCCGTGTCCCCCACGAGCGCAAACGCCGACGGCCCACCCGTTCCGGGGTCCTGCTGTCGGAGGACCTGATCGTGGACACCGCTCTGCGGCTGATCGGCGAGCACGGCCCGGAGGCGCTCAGCGTGCGTCGGCTCGGCGCGGCCCTGGGGTGCGATCCGACCGCCCTGTACCGCTACTTCGACGGCACCGACGACCTGGTGCTCGCCATCGCCGACCGGATCATCGGTGACGCGATGGCGGGGTTCGTTCCCGGGGACGACTGGGTGGCCTCGCTTCGGGAGATGGCGCTGCGGGTGCGCGCCGGATACCTGGCCCACCCCCGGGCGGCCGCCATGGCCTCGTCCCGGGTGACCCGGCGCGAGAACGAGATCCGGGCCGTGGAGACGGGCATCGCGCTGCTGCTGTCCGCGGGCTTCGAACCCGCCCGGGCGACGCGGTTCTATCTGGCGTTCATCGACACCGTCCTCAGTCACGCCGCCACGGAAGCGGCGTTCCATGCGCTCCCACGGCACCAGCGTGAGGCCGACCAGCGTGCGTGGGCCGATGTCTACCAGGGCCTGGATCCCGCGTCGTACCCGGCACTGACCGCAGTCCACCACGAACTGCCGGGTATGGCGGACAGCTCTTTCGAGGAGGCCGTGGAACTGCTGCTGGAAGCGCTGGCAGCCCGTGCTCCGGCCGGCGGCCGGCGAGGGCAACGCGGCCGTGCCTACCCGACGGCCCACCAAGGCCATCGGGCGACAAAAAGTACGGAAAGCTAA